A genome region from Triticum aestivum cultivar Chinese Spring chromosome 2B, IWGSC CS RefSeq v2.1, whole genome shotgun sequence includes the following:
- the LOC123042447 gene encoding VQ motif-containing protein 31 codes for MPSSSSPRAPAPSRGGGSAAARGCVDMDANTTFVQADPATFRALVQRLTGAPGGAAAAAAQATERQHAAGAAMVPVVPMRRPKLQERRRATPARLELARPQPFYYHHGHQHHHHHHQHHHGLMQYSPVSTMDYAHISSSSSSPSPSPPSSCSCGVVISKEEVEREEKAIASKAFYLHSSPRAAPGAGGDAAERPKLLPLFPVHSPRGSSFA; via the coding sequence atgccgtcgtcgtcgtcccctcGCGCGCCGGCGCCGAGCAGGGGTggtggctcggcggcggcgaggggctgcgTGGACATGGACGCCAACACCACGTTCGTGCAGGCCGACCCGGCCACGTTCCGCGCGCTCGTGCAGAGGCTCACGGGCGCGCCGGGGGGAGCTGCAGCCGCGGCGGCGCAGGCTACCGAGAGGCAGCACGCCGCGGGCGCCGCCATGGTGCCGGTGGTGCCGATGAGGCGGCCTAAGCTGCAGGAGAGGCGGCGCGCGACGCCGGCCAGGCTGGAGCTCGCCCGGCCGCAGCCGTTCTACTACCACCACGGCCACcagcaccaccatcaccaccaccaacaccaccacggGCTCATGCAATACTCGCCGGTGTCGACCATGGACTACGCccacatctcctcctcctcctcgtcaccctccccgtcgccgccctcgtcgtgCTCCTGCGGGGTGGTGATaagcaaggaggaggtggagagggaGGAGAAGGCCATCGCCTCCAAGGCCTTCTACCTGCACTCATCACCAAGAGCCGCCCCCGGCGCCGGAGGCGACGCCGCCGAGAGGCCCAAGCTGCTGCCCCTGTTCCCCGTCCACTCCCCCCGGGGCTCCTCCTTCGCCTAG